The nucleotide sequence AAGGTGAGCAATATCCAGGTGGTGTGTTTCCTCCCCCATGAGGGTTCTTCCCGTTGCCGGATGGTCCTGTCCTCCGGTCATTGCGGTAGTACCGTTGTCAAGGACAAGGACGACAATTGGGGTTTTGTTGTAGACGACGTCAATAAGGGGTGGAATCCCGGCGTGGATAAAAGTCGAGTCCCCCAGGGCGGCGACCACAAAGAGTTCTGGGTGGGCAAGTTTTATGCCCTCGGCAATGGAAATGGATGCCCCCATGCAGAGGCAGGTATCCATAGCCGAGAGGGGTGGAAGGGTGGAAAGCGTGTAGCATCCGATATCCCCGCAAACGACGGCCTTCATGTCCCTCAGGACCTTGAAAATTCCCCGATGTGGGCATCCGGCGCAGAGAATTGGTGGACGGGGGATGAGGAGAGAGCTCAAATCGACAAAGTCGCGCTTTTTCTCGGGGAAAAGGCGCTCGATGAGCACATCGGGAGTAATTTCCCCAATGCCGGGGAAAACCTCCCGCCCCTTGACCTTTATTCCCATTGCTTTTATCTCCCGCTCCCAGATGGGGTCGAGTTCCTCAAGGACGAAGAGCTCCTCAACCTGAGAGGCAAATTCTTGGATTTTCCTTTTGGGGAGAGGGAAGCTCATTCCAAGTTTCAGGACCGAGACCTCAGGAGCAATTTCCCGAAGGTATGCGTAGAGCACTCCTCCGGTGATAATGCCTATTCTCCGGTTCCGAAGCTCCACCCGGTTCAGAGGCGTCTCTTCCGCAAAGCCCTCTAAGGCTTGCAGGCGTTCCTCAAGGACTTTTCGCCGCTCCCGGGCAAAGGCAGGAATCATGACGAATTTCTCGGCGCATTTCCGGTACTCCTTGGGGGCGACTCGCTTTCGTTCCCCAAGCTTCACGAGGCCTCGGCTGTGGGAGACCCGGGTGGTGGAGCGCACAAGAACGGGGGTGTCGAATT is from Candidatus Caldatribacterium sp. and encodes:
- the iorA gene encoding indolepyruvate ferredoxin oxidoreductase subunit alpha; this encodes MLGNEAFARGAYEGGVEVAAGYPGTPSTEILEFLSTYRDVHSRWCPNEKVAFEVAAGAAIGGRRALATMKHVGLNVASDALMTLAYTGVNAGFVAIVADDPEMHSSQNEQDTRNYAFFAKVPCLEPSNPSEALEFTRLAFAISEQFDTPVLVRSTTRVSHSRGLVKLGERKRVAPKEYRKCAEKFVMIPAFARERRKVLEERLQALEGFAEETPLNRVELRNRRIGIITGGVLYAYLREIAPEVSVLKLGMSFPLPKRKIQEFASQVEELFVLEELDPIWEREIKAMGIKVKGREVFPGIGEITPDVLIERLFPEKKRDFVDLSSLLIPRPPILCAGCPHRGIFKVLRDMKAVVCGDIGCYTLSTLPPLSAMDTCLCMGASISIAEGIKLAHPELFVVAALGDSTFIHAGIPPLIDVVYNKTPIVVLVLDNGTTAMTGGQDHPATGRTLMGEETHHLDIAHLARAVGVPFVETLNAYDPKKIRRTLEQARELSEPALLVIQGPCQLKKPKQSLSRFRVQEDRCRGCFICVSAGCPALVKNEKKVAIVHERCNACGLCMELCPFEAIEEEKV